Proteins encoded together in one Triticum dicoccoides isolate Atlit2015 ecotype Zavitan chromosome 7B, WEW_v2.0, whole genome shotgun sequence window:
- the LOC119337767 gene encoding heptahelical transmembrane protein ADIPOR1-like, with amino-acid sequence MDQESSVGGGHLQEEAPAGAAMAKEGGRKTRRGKQQRREGGGGGGGARKRRQQQQQQEYRLVSYEELPEYMKENEFILNHYRSEWPLLHAFLSVFSWHNETINIWTHLLGFFLFLGLTLWHLAQYFPQVAHLIGHLSWPISKVAENVSSNIGDVLSGAASFMQASPGLAMAAAAGAGPTTRWPFFVFLAGAMFCLMSSCACHLLSCHSHRLNLFLIRLDYTGIAVMIVVSFFPPIYYIFQCEPRWQLAYLSAISLAGAATVYALMSPRLSDAKYRAHRALLFVGMGLSGVVPAVHAAAVNWHEPRRNVTLAYEGAMAASYLVGTAFYLTRVPERWRPGMFDLCGQSHQIFHLLVIAGALAHYGAAIVFLRVRDEMGCPAN; translated from the exons ATGGACCAGGAGAGCAGCGTGGGCGGCGGGCACCTGCAGGAGGAAGCTCCGGCGGGGGCGGCCATGGCGAAGGAAGGAGGCAGGAAGACGAGGAGGGGCAAGCAgcagaggagggaaggaggagggggagggggaggggcgaggaagaggaggcagcagcagcagcagcaggagtacCGGCTGGTGAGCTACGAGGAGCTGCCGGAGTACATGAAGGAGAACGAGTTCATCCTCAACCACTACCGCTCCGAGTGGCCGCTGCTGCACGCCTTCCTCAGCGTCTTCTCCTGGCACAACGAGACCATCAACATCTGGACGCACCTCCTcggcttcttcctcttcctcggccTCACCCTCTGGCACCTCGCCCAGTACTTCCCCCAGGTCGCCCACCTCATCGGCCACCTCTCATG GCCCATCTCCAAGGTCGCAGAGAACGTCTCCAGCAACATAGGCGATGTCCTCTCC GGGGCGGCGTCGTTCATGCAGGCGAGCCCGGGgctggcgatggcggcggcggcgggggcggggccgACGACGCGGTGGCCCTTCTTCGTGTTCCTGGCGGGGGCCATGTTCTGCCTGATGAGCAGCTGCGCGTGCCACCTGCTGTCCTGCCACTCGCACCGCCTCAACCTCTTCCTCATCCGCCTCGACTACACCGGCATCGCCGTCATGATCGTCGTCTCCTTCTTCCCGCCCATCTACTACATCTTCCAGTGCGAGCCGCGCTGGCAGCTCGCCTACCTCTCCGCCATCTCGCTCGCCGGCGCCGCCACCGTCTACGCCCTCATGTCGCCGCGCCTCAGCGACGCCAAGTACCGCGCCCACCGCGCGCTGCTCTTCGTCGGGATGGGCCTGTCGGGCGTCGTGCCGGCCGTGCACGCCGCCGCGGTGAACTGGCACGAGCCGCGCCGGAACGTCACGCTGGCGTACGAGGGCGCCATGGCCGCCTCCTACCTCGTCGGCACCGCCTTCTACCTCACCCGCGTGCCGGAGCGGTGGAGGCCCGGGATGTTTGATCTGTGCGGGCAGAGCCACCAGATCTTCCACCTGCTTGTCATCGCCGGCGCGCTCGCGCACTACGGCGCCGCCATCGTCTTCCTCAGGGTCCGCGACGAGATGGGCTGCCCGGCCAACTGA